One Streptomyces sp. SAI-135 DNA segment encodes these proteins:
- a CDS encoding WXG100 family type VII secretion target has product MAGQQFTMTEEEMVAFSGQISTVSSSIQSEIRRLQTVIDTITGGWKGSAATAYNNLQNQVNQDATKINQILGDIKEAIDQSTKAYAASEEEQRASIQNIAAQSPFG; this is encoded by the coding sequence ATGGCTGGACAGCAGTTCACCATGACCGAGGAGGAGATGGTTGCGTTCAGCGGCCAGATCTCCACGGTCAGCTCCTCGATTCAGTCCGAGATCCGCCGGCTGCAGACCGTGATCGACACGATCACGGGCGGCTGGAAGGGTTCGGCGGCCACCGCGTACAACAACCTGCAGAACCAGGTCAACCAGGATGCGACCAAGATCAACCAGATCCTGGGCGACATCAAGGAAGCGATCGACCAGAGCACCAAGGCCTACGCGGCGTCGGAAGAAGAGCAGCGCGCGTCCATCCAGAACATCGCTGCGCAGTCCCCGTTCGGATGA
- a CDS encoding WXG100 family type VII secretion target has protein sequence MSGQILVNFATISQAAQDVRSTAGKIRQQLDDLESGVKRISTSWEGSAQEAYRAKQAEWDQRAASMQQTLEAIAKALDGAAQNYQATESKNAQIWGG, from the coding sequence ATGTCCGGGCAGATCCTTGTCAATTTCGCCACGATCTCCCAGGCCGCGCAGGACGTCCGCAGCACGGCGGGGAAGATCCGCCAGCAGCTGGACGACCTCGAGAGCGGCGTGAAGCGGATCTCGACCAGCTGGGAAGGCTCGGCGCAGGAGGCCTACCGCGCCAAGCAGGCCGAGTGGGACCAGCGCGCCGCCTCCATGCAGCAGACGCTGGAGGCCATCGCCAAGGCCCTCGACGGTGCCGCCCAGAACTACCAGGCGACCGAGTCGAAGAACGCCCAGATCTGGGGCGGCTGA
- the mycP gene encoding type VII secretion-associated serine protease mycosin has protein sequence MRTTLADDDVRFQVDDTSCSFPSDIIKGTPWSLQRVVLDQLWQDTKGKGVKVAVIDTGVDTVNAQLKGGAVANGKDYLHPGGNGRTDKVGHGTKVAGIIAARKLDGTGFVGLAPEATIIPVRQNDDQGSGNVGTMIQAIKYAADAGAKVINISQDTASKMNPTVDAAFRAVIKYAQEQKDALIVAAAGNDGADGKVKETYPAAYPGVLAVAASDRNNARAPFSQSGPFVGVAAPGIDMVSTVPVGGNCVDQGTSFAAPYVSGVAALIRAKHPEWSYEQVITQIEQTADRTKAGRDDFVGWGVIDPAAAVNDDTTTPSADGPKPDSVGPAGDSANVQAATLVLGESEQQRTERYALYVLAAGFALVLLLFGGGRVLSDWRRKQGVGNNVESTGS, from the coding sequence GTGCGGACCACCTTGGCCGACGACGACGTACGTTTCCAGGTCGACGACACCAGCTGCTCGTTCCCGTCCGACATCATCAAGGGGACGCCCTGGTCGCTGCAGCGCGTGGTCCTCGACCAGCTGTGGCAGGACACCAAGGGCAAGGGCGTCAAGGTCGCCGTCATCGACACCGGTGTCGACACCGTCAACGCGCAGCTCAAGGGCGGCGCCGTCGCCAACGGCAAGGACTACCTGCACCCCGGCGGCAACGGCAGAACCGACAAGGTGGGCCACGGCACCAAGGTGGCGGGCATCATCGCGGCCAGGAAGCTCGACGGCACCGGATTCGTCGGTCTCGCCCCGGAAGCGACGATCATCCCGGTCCGTCAGAACGACGACCAGGGCAGCGGCAACGTCGGCACGATGATCCAGGCGATCAAGTACGCGGCCGACGCCGGCGCCAAGGTCATCAACATCTCGCAGGACACCGCTTCGAAGATGAACCCGACGGTCGACGCGGCCTTCCGGGCGGTCATCAAGTACGCCCAGGAGCAGAAGGACGCCCTGATCGTCGCGGCGGCCGGCAACGACGGCGCGGACGGCAAGGTCAAGGAGACGTACCCGGCGGCGTACCCGGGCGTGCTGGCGGTCGCGGCTTCCGACCGCAACAACGCCCGCGCCCCCTTCTCCCAGTCGGGCCCGTTCGTGGGCGTCGCGGCACCGGGCATCGACATGGTCTCGACCGTCCCGGTCGGCGGCAACTGCGTGGACCAGGGCACGAGTTTCGCGGCCCCGTACGTCTCGGGGGTTGCGGCGCTGATCCGCGCCAAGCACCCCGAGTGGAGCTACGAGCAGGTCATCACGCAGATCGAGCAGACGGCGGACCGGACCAAGGCGGGCCGCGACGACTTCGTGGGCTGGGGTGTCATCGACCCGGCCGCCGCGGTCAACGACGACACGACGACGCCCTCGGCCGACGGCCCGAAGCCGGACTCGGTCGGCCCCGCGGGCGACTCCGCCAACGTCCAGGCCGCGACACTGGTCCTCGGCGAGTCGGAGCAGCAACGCACGGAACGGTACGCGCTGTACGTCCTGGCGGCGGGGTTCGCCCTGGTGCTGCTGCTGTTCGGAGGCGGACGGGTCCTGAGCGACTGGCGGCGCAAGCAGGGTGTGGGTAACAACGTGGAGTCAACGGGGAGCTGA